The Blastococcus sp. HT6-4 genome window below encodes:
- a CDS encoding NADP-dependent oxidoreductase: MRGIAYDRFGGVDVLQLRDDLPEPPVGPDTVLVRTRAAGVNPVDIGIREGNLASFFPHRFPIVPGWDLAGVVEAVGPAVVDFAPGDEVFGYLRRDDVQWGTAAELVPAPQRCVAHKPESLSFTEAGALPLAGLTAYQALTETLAVGEGDRVLVHRAAGGVGFFAVQIAVALGAHVIGTASPRNHGFLTDAGAAEVLDYSAGPISQQLSDEVDAVLDLNGGDALADAPNQVRDVSRIASVVDPSVNGMGGRYVFVRPERHDLEELARMADAGQLRVAIAKAFPLERTGEAQELVAGGHVRGKVVVTVP, translated from the coding sequence CCGGACACCGTGCTGGTGCGCACCCGCGCCGCCGGCGTCAACCCGGTCGACATCGGCATCCGCGAGGGCAATCTCGCGAGCTTCTTCCCGCACCGCTTCCCGATCGTGCCGGGCTGGGACCTCGCCGGCGTGGTCGAGGCCGTCGGGCCCGCGGTGGTCGACTTCGCCCCGGGTGACGAGGTGTTCGGCTACCTGCGCCGCGACGACGTGCAGTGGGGTACGGCGGCCGAGCTGGTGCCCGCGCCGCAGCGCTGCGTCGCGCACAAGCCGGAGTCGCTGTCGTTCACCGAGGCCGGCGCGCTGCCGCTGGCCGGGCTCACCGCCTACCAGGCGCTCACCGAGACGCTGGCCGTCGGTGAGGGCGACCGCGTCCTGGTGCACCGCGCGGCCGGCGGCGTCGGCTTCTTCGCCGTGCAGATCGCCGTCGCCCTGGGCGCGCACGTGATCGGCACGGCCAGCCCGCGCAACCACGGCTTCCTGACCGACGCCGGTGCCGCCGAGGTGCTCGACTACTCGGCCGGCCCGATCAGCCAGCAGCTGTCGGACGAGGTGGACGCCGTCCTCGACCTCAACGGCGGCGACGCGCTGGCCGACGCGCCGAACCAGGTGCGCGACGTGTCGCGGATCGCCAGCGTCGTCGACCCGTCGGTCAACGGGATGGGCGGGCGCTACGTCTTCGTCCGCCCCGAGCGGCACGATCTCGAGGAGTTGGCGCGCATGGCCGACGCCGGCCAGCTCCGGGTGGCGATCGCCAAGGCGTTCCCGCTCGAGCGGACCGGCGAGGCGCAGGAGCTGGTGGCCGGCGGGCACGTGCGCGGCAAGGTCGTCGTCACGGTCCCGTGA